One Dama dama isolate Ldn47 chromosome 24, ASM3311817v1, whole genome shotgun sequence genomic window, CATTGTAGTTAGAACAGCATTATTGAGTTTAGCACAAcaactaaaacaaaataataataataataatataataataataatcataataatgatAAGAATAAAAACCAAACACAAACCGGAAGCCTAGAGACGCTGCCAGTTGTGTCAAACCCTTGCGATACGCTATactaaaaaaatctgaaatatccACCCGTCCTCTCCACTCTGCCACAAACTAGCAAAGTCAAAAATACAAAAGTCTTCAACTTGTTACTTTTGCAGAATAAAGCAAAAACGTCTTTGTGCTCCTTACTACCAGAAGCAAAATATCCACTGAGTTACCACATGTAATAGCTTCTGGATGTGTCAACTTGGGTTGGCTTGGAATCTGCAATAACATCTTTGTCTTTCTCGCTGTCACCTTCCCAGAGATTAATGAGCGGTGGGTACAGCTCATTTAGTGGGATGGAAGAGGTTTTTTGCATATACTTTTTTAACGAATGATGGTAGTTTTTCCTCTTAAATCTTTTGGCAATATACACAGCAATGGACGCAAGGCTAATGACGGCAAACATGGACCCCATTACTGCAGCAAGGGCTGTACTGGTTTCTTGATCAGAAATGTCCAGCGCGAAGGCAGCATTTTTGGTTGTGACGTTGACACATGACTTTTGAGTCTGCTGATGAATATTGGACACTGTGAGACACACTTCATAATCTGTGGAAGGCTGCAGATGTGTTAGGTTGTATTCGTGAACATCTACCGGGACCCTGGCAGTATATGTTATGTGGGGGTTGTCAATCTTCATGGTGGCAGATGACCATTTTAAGTTTGACGTCATGACATTGGAATTGACTTTCCAGGACACTAAAATGGAATGAGATTCTGTCTGCTTGACATATATTTTCAGCACCTGGGTACCATCCAGAAGGGTTCCATTAACCTTAATCATCACCACTCGAGTGTCTGCCCCTTCCACATTCTGGGCAACACAAGTGTATCTTCCTGAGTCTTCAATCTGTATTTTAGATATTTCCAATGTACCTTCACTACTTAGCTTATATTTATCTGAAAGGGTTTCCACAGTTATCTTATCCCCGAGGGGAGTGACCCAGTATATTTCAGGTTCCGGCTCAGCCATGGCCCGACAGTCTAGGAAAACCGTTGTGCCGATGTCCATGTTTAAATGATTTGGAAATGTGTCATGAGATATCATTGGGAGGCACTGCTCACTGGAATCCTGGATTAACACTTCCTTTACCTGTTGCCCTCTGTATTCAGGCGGCATGGCGCAGAACATAGACAAGGGCTCCATGAAGCGGATGTTTGTCTTGTTGGAGTTAATCCAGTGGATGACACAGTCACACCTCAGGGGATTGCTGTGAATACTGATCTCACGCAGATTAGGAAGCGACTCGACCGTCTTTTGATAAACGGCATTCAGAGCATTGTTGTTCAACATCAAGCTCTCTAGGGCAGGAACACTTCGAAAAGCCAAGCGGTGGATGTAAGATAATTTGGGGTTATTGGTAGCTTCTAACTTTGTGAGTTCAGGCAAGTTATCCAGGGCATAGCGATCCACAGAAACGAGCTCCCCCATATTGTTGATCCCCAGTTCTTTTAACCGAAGCATATTTTTGAAGTCCCCTTCCTGGATTTTGTGGATGGGGTTTTTGTTGAGGTCTAAGAATTTCAAGTTAGGAACTTTTTGCAGGGCAAGTTGAGGGACTTTGACCAGTTTGTTATCATAAAACGACAGACTCTCGAGGCTATCCAAGCCCACCAAGGCGTTTCCAGGAATATCAGTGAGATACATTCCGGCCAAAACTAAGCTTCTCAAATTTGAGAGAGGTTTGAAGTTCATATCCAGAATTCCAATCACGGGGTTTTCCCCAATCATGAGAATTTCCAGGTTGGGTGTGGAATCAAACCAGCGGCTATCGATCACTTTCAATTTGTTGGAGTTCAGGTGGAgccttaaaagattttttaagccTGAAAAAGCATTAGCAGAAATAGTGCTAATCTGGTTATGGTTGATGTAGAGTTCTTGAAGGTTGCTGAGGTCTTGTAGACAATAATCATTCATTTCCGTAATCTGATTTTCCTCCAGATGTAGAGTGGTGAGCTGGGTCAGGTTTGCCAGCCCAACTTCCTTAATGTTTGTAAAGTTGTTTTGGGAGAAATCTAGCTCCGTCAGGTTGAAAAGCTGCTGTAGCTCGTCCACAGTCTTGGCGATGTTATTGCTCTGTAAGAGAAGCACCTGAGTGTCACTGGAAAGGTTGCTGGGGATCCTTGTTAAGCGGAGATCATTACAGTCAACAGTGGTGGCTTCTCTGTACGTTGACTGAGGGGTAAACCAGGGCctaatttcacacacacaaagttgTGGACACTCACTACTTTGCAGGGGAGACCCAGTTAATGAAGTCATGAGCAAGCTCAGCACCACCTGGTAAGCTGCTAAAACAAAGCTCATCCTAGCCATGCTGGCTTGCCAAGCAAGTTGAACTCCTGACAATTGTTAAGTTTTAACAAAACACAAGCACTATATAGTGGTATGAAAGACAGCAAgcaaaaaatgtaaacatttaagCAAAGTCTCTGTTGAAAGCTGTAGAATTCCAGAGTCTGAAGGGATGATTTCCTGGCGTTTCAGAAGGCAGGACGCAATCTGGAGTCTCTTTACCTGTGTCTCTCAATTCCAGGCATATGCACAGCTCTATGGCATAAGTTATTTCAGCCCAATCAGAGTCTGGAGATGTGCCTGAAAATCAGATTAGGACAAATGTTATGTTTACTCCACATACATTCCACATTATAGCTTTTCTTTGTCTACTAAAAAGACAATCACTTATAAATCTAATAGTGTTCAAAGTAATGAATTAAGCTTTTAATTTATAGAatacttttaatatattattacaCTTACTAAACTAGTTTTAGTGTTCCTTCACTTTTACAATTAAGTTGGGACTTCTTGTATTATTGAGTGAAATCATTaaacacacaggtacacacatatacacacacacttaataAAAACACTTGGAAAAGCCCACAAATGTCATTTCTTTCAAGATGAAGGTGACTTTAGAAACTACACATATTTATGactcaaaaaaaaattgaaagatcaTTCCTCATAAAAGCAAAGCATGAAAGTCAAAGTTCATTTTtagttatttgtattttaattgatTCTTCATTTGTTCTCAtgaattctttcttttccaaatgGTAGACATATTCAGCCACAGCTGATCTAGCTCAATTATTCTTacacaaaaaattaatttaacagaactacaaaagaaaaatatcagtttttCTTGTATTCTCATAGACACAGCTGATTTTGACTGAATGAAATTGTATAAGGACTCTAGTCCATCACACTACTGGTCTTCATTAAAAATCCAAATAcacttatacatgtatatatataatttcacatGCAtgatttcatccatctcataggAAATGACACAGTCATTTAATAGCTATATAAGGGTATGTTATTAAACCTTATTTAACATGTTAAATAACAAGGGCATGTTATTTAACCCCTTAAAGCCTCAGCTTCTTCAACCATAAAGCAGGATTGGTCATAAAAGTATCTCTCTCATAGGATTATTGAGAGAACTAAAAGAATCTATGTAAAGCTCTTAGTGTAGTGCCTGGCAGATATTAAATGCTTATAAAAGTTAATTATATTTGTTATCTTATTATAGCTCTCATCTATTTAATTTTAGCTATGCAGTGGTTATTGGAGGATAAATAAGAGAAGGAAAGCTGgagatatttgattttatttagcCATGTATCATCTACTGATTTTGATAAGGTCTTCTAGAGTCAAATATGCATTGCTCACCTGCTTGTAAAGATCATACAGTAGCTAATGCCGCTGATTTTTTAGATTACAGCATGTGTAAAAGTCATTATGGATTCAGTGTCTGTCCTGCTCTCCCAAGACCAGTCTAGTCATTTGCTAAGATATTAAAAGTAGAGATATATATTTCCTTACACTTGCTATAATGCAATTCAGCTTTGAGTACTGAAGGTACTTCAGTGACTagtgttttctttatcttcagaAGATTACTGTCAGGATTCAATAAAGTAGAGCATATAACATGTTTGAAGCCTAGTGTTGTATACACAGCAAGCTCTCAATTCATATTAGCTACTATTACTACCCTCATTCTTTACAAAACACAGTTATCCTTGTGAGGGACCAAGAAGCATAATGCTACAAATAGTCAGTCCTGCAGTTCCCtatttgtgttatatatatatatatatatatatatatatatgtagaaagaatgaaaaattgtaTGTAGAAAGAATGAAAGGTTGTTTTATAAAATACACAAACCAAGTTACTGGTCTAACaagatggaattttaaaaaaccattcaGTACAGATCTGGCAAATCAGAAGTGGGAGAAAGGAGGCCATGTGCTGTGTGATGCTAGATGCTCACTCTCCTCAGTGGGGTGAAACATACGGACATCCTCCTCCCTTGATGTGGATACTTGACTACATATCATGGATATGCAAAACTTCAATGTTTAACACTACCCGATTGTGACTTTTATCAAGAAAtcccataaaataaaaacatacctcAGAGATACATTTTCCAAATATCATTAACTCCACAAGTTTATCCTACTCTTGTTTCCATTTACAGTAATCTTAAAACAGGGACAGTGGTCACAATAGGTGTTCAGTTAAGAACACTTTTGCCACaggctttttcttaattttaattcataGTAGAAAAACCAGGAGAATAAATATACCTTTAATAACTCTGAGATAGAATTtcaactaatttttaaattctgactgaactgaagaaaacatGGCAGAAAGTAAAACGTATATTTAAGTTGTGTGAGACTCCCAAAACAGTTTGTTACCGTTGAAGAGTATCTTTTATGGGGCTATCCTTTGAATATTGTCATGCGGAATCCCTCCATTTTAGTTTATATGATGAAGTTATTATACtgaaatactcaaaattctccttgACACATACACaaacctctttatttttttttcccaaacctCTTTAAACAAACACACCACACAAGCTCAGAATGTCAGCTATCATATCAAACATAGAGGGAAGATAATATATTCTCTCAAATTAGCATTCAGCTCCGTTGGGAACTGAGAATAAAACTTCCTTAATACAAAAGGAGGTGTTTAAGATGTTTCTATTTGTATACCGTTGTAAATTCTCTTTATTGTATTCTCCCAGACTTATTTTTGCACATTATACATAGAAAAAAGCTTCATAGAGTCCCTATACCATTTTAAAACATGGGTTATGTCTCAGGAACTATTCATTAACAGTGTTTAAAAGTAAAGCCATTattgcaacaagagaagaaaactacagaccagtaTCTGATGAATATTGATccaaaaatcctgaacaaaatactagcaaactgaattcagtgGCACTTTGAAAGGATTATACACTATGATTAAGTTGGATTCATACATAGAATGCAAAGATGattcaatatatgaaaatcaatcaCTGGACACCATATTAACATAACGAATGACGAAACCCACATGATTATCTCAGTTGATTCAGAAAAAGCACCTGACAAAATCCAgcaccctttcatgataaaaacactcaacaaactaagagtaaaagaaaactcctcaacataataaaacctCTATATGAGAAGCCCACAGCTAAAATCAGCCTCAATGGTGAAAGAGTGTACTTTT contains:
- the LRRN1 gene encoding leucine-rich repeat neuronal protein 1 — translated: MARMSFVLAAYQVVLSLLMTSLTGSPLQSSECPQLCVCEIRPWFTPQSTYREATTVDCNDLRLTRIPSNLSSDTQVLLLQSNNIAKTVDELQQLFNLTELDFSQNNFTNIKEVGLANLTQLTTLHLEENQITEMNDYCLQDLSNLQELYINHNQISTISANAFSGLKNLLRLHLNSNKLKVIDSRWFDSTPNLEILMIGENPVIGILDMNFKPLSNLRSLVLAGMYLTDIPGNALVGLDSLESLSFYDNKLVKVPQLALQKVPNLKFLDLNKNPIHKIQEGDFKNMLRLKELGINNMGELVSVDRYALDNLPELTKLEATNNPKLSYIHRLAFRSVPALESLMLNNNALNAVYQKTVESLPNLREISIHSNPLRCDCVIHWINSNKTNIRFMEPLSMFCAMPPEYRGQQVKEVLIQDSSEQCLPMISHDTFPNHLNMDIGTTVFLDCRAMAEPEPEIYWVTPLGDKITVETLSDKYKLSSEGTLEISKIQIEDSGRYTCVAQNVEGADTRVVMIKVNGTLLDGTQVLKIYVKQTESHSILVSWKVNSNVMTSNLKWSSATMKIDNPHITYTARVPVDVHEYNLTHLQPSTDYEVCLTVSNIHQQTQKSCVNVTTKNAAFALDISDQETSTALAAVMGSMFAVISLASIAVYIAKRFKRKNYHHSLKKYMQKTSSIPLNELYPPLINLWEGDSEKDKDVIADSKPTQVDTSRSYYMW